In Kwoniella dejecticola CBS 10117 chromosome 4, complete sequence, one genomic interval encodes:
- a CDS encoding 60S ribosomal protein L37a, whose translation MTKRTKKVGVTGKYGTRYGASLRKTVKKMEITQHARYACPSCGKNAVKRTAVGIWKCKGCAKTYAGGAYTFGTPSAATVRSTIRRLREVAEV comes from the exons ATG ACCAAAAGAACCAAGAAGGTCGGTGTCACCGGTAAATACGGTACTCGATACGGTGCTTCCTTGAGAAAGAC cgtcaagaagatggaaatAACCCAACATGCCCGATACGCTTGTCCATCTTGTGGAAAG AACGCCGTCAAGAGAACCGCCGTCGGTATCTGGAAGTGCAAAGGATGCGCCAAGACCTACGCCGGCGGTGCTTACACTTTCGGTACTCCTTCCGCCGCTACCGTACGATCCACCATCAGACGATTAAGAGAAGTTGCCGAAGTTTAA
- a CDS encoding GTP cyclohydrolase I encodes MPSSDQQKASSTSSSSFAPNTSIRTPTVSSSARPIPIANLNNLSLLSESSTGSWERGRMHGNARSPPTATSLLRESGQGLSGAPAPGSSSAAVYGEPTNNINNINNTNNNSNLNKPWPSDKGLSRPDPSTGRVKFQPQPDIPHYTRQPREGYGFRPTSGSSTPTITTPAQLSENSHSENNLNYPFPNTQRPRTDYNDADDDGDDHRSDGRSMDELRGEVRSELEKNGLLVQAARGVVSDVGAGAGAEGGGIADEEGLGWPAKSTHLRLHSSPTEKAANIQLLSSAIRTVLECIGEDPDREGLQRTPERYAKALMWMTKGYEERLVDVINDAVFAEDHDEMVIVRDIEVFSLCEHHMVPFTGKISIGYIPNKLVLGLSKLARIAETFSRRLQVQERLTRQVALALEEAIRPRGVAVVMEASHMCMSMRGVQKPGATTVTSTMLGCFRSQQKTREEFLTLIRSPSVTRR; translated from the exons ATGCCATCGTCAGATCAACAGAAAGCTAGCTCAacttcgtcctcttccttcgcGCCAAACACTTCAATCCGAACACCTACTGTATCCTCCTCGGCCCGACCAATCCCCATAGCCAACCTGAACAACCTTTCCTTACTCTCCGAATCTTCCACCGGTTCTTGGGAGAGAGGTAGGATGCACGGGAACGCTCGATCGCCTCCTACGGCAACGTCCCTATTACGCGAATCAGGCCAAGGGCTTTCCGGCGCACCTGCACCTGGATCATCCTCCGCCGCCGTTTACGGAGAACCGACCAATAACATCAATAACATCAATAACACCAATAACAATAGTAATTTGAATAAACCTTGGCCTTCTGATAAAGGCTTAAGTAGACCTGATCCCAGTACGGGCCGAGTGAAATTCCAACCTCAGCCTGATATACCGCATTACACTCGACAACCACGAGAGGGATACGGGTTCCGTCCTACTTCAGGCTCGTCGACACCTACGATTACGACGCCGGCGCAATTAAGTGAGAATTCGCACTCGGAGAATAATCTGAATTACCCGTTCCCGAATACGCAACGACCGAGAACGGATTATAATGACGcggacgatgatggggatgatcaTCGGTCTGATGGGCGTTCGATGGATGAGCTCAGAGGCGAAGTGCGCTCGGAACtggagaagaatggattGTTGGTCCAAGCTGCCAGGGGTGTTGTTAGTGATGTCGGAGCAGGAGCGGGAGCGGAAGGAGGGGGGATcgcggatgaagagggattaGGATGGCCTG ccaaatcaaCCCATTTGCGATTACATTCCTCCCCGACGGAAAAGGCTGCGAACATCCAATTACTCTCTTCGGCTATAAGGACGGTATTAGAGTGTATAGGGGAAGACCCAGATAGGGAAGGATTGCAACGCACGCCCGAACGATATGCCAAGGCTCTGATGTGGATGACCAAGGGATACGAGGAACGCCTGGTGGACGTGATCAACGATGCTGTATTTGCGGAGGATCACGATGAGATGGTTATAGTTAGGGACATAGAGGTGTTTAGTCTGTGTGAACATCATATGGTTCCTTTCACCGGAAAG ATATCAATCGGATACATACCGAATAAACTGGTTTTGGGATTATCTAAATTAGCTCGAATCGCGGAGACCTTCTCGAGAAGACTGCAGGTCCAAGAAAGGCTCACTAGGCAAGTCGCTCTGGCATTGGAGGAAGCTATCAGACCGAGAGGTGTGGCTGTGGTCATGGAAGCTTC CCACATGTGCATGTCTATGAGAGGTGTGCAGAAGCCCGGTGCTACGACTGTCACATCCACAATGTTGGGTTGTTTCAGATCGCAACAGAAGACGAGGGAAGAG TTCCTTACCCTCATTAGATCACCAAGTGTCACTCGTCGCTAG